Within the Streptomyces sp. NBC_00554 genome, the region CGGACACCCCGCTGGAGGAGACGATGGGCGCGCTCGCGTCCGCGGTCCAGCAGGGCAAGGCGCTGTATGTGGGGGTGTCCTCGTACAGCGCCGAGCAGACCACCGAGGCGGCCTCGATCCTGACCGGGATGGGGGTGCGTCCGCTCATCCACCAGCCCTCGTACTCGATGATCAACCGCTGGACGGAGGACGACGGCCTGCTCGACGCGCTGGAGGCGGCCGGCATGGGCTGCATCTCCTTCGCGCCGCTCGCGCAGGGCCTGCTGACGGGCAAGTACCTCAAGGGCATCCCGGAGGGCTCGCGAGCCACCCAGGGCAAGTCGTTGGACCCGGGCCTGGCGGGCGACGCCGATGTCGTGCGCCGGCTGAACGGGCTGAACGACATCGCGGCCCGCCGCGGCCAGTCCCTCGCCCAGCTCGCGCTCACCTGGGTGCTGCGCGACGAGCGGATGACCTCCGCTCTCATCGGTGCGTCCAGCGTGCGGCAGCTGGAGGAGAACCTGGCGGCGCTGTCGGCTCCGAAGCTGACGGACGAGGAGTTGAAGGAGATCGACGCGTTCGCGGTGTCAACGCCGGGGACGAACATCTGGGCCGGCAGGCGCTGAGTCGGTCGGGCATCCGCCGGGCCGGTCGGCGCTGAGTCACCGGGGTTCGCCGGGGCTGGGGGCCGCGGGGCCTGGGGGGCGCACGGGGGCGCCCGTCCGGCGGGCGGTGTGCGGGCACAAAAAACGGGCCGGTCCGTGGGGGGGAGACGGACCGGCCCGAGGGGGGGTTTCCACCATAACCCTTCGTAAGTGATGCTGCGTGCATCGGCGTGCCACAACTACTCTCCGGAATCGCCCGACGACGCCGCGATGGGCCCGGAAGCCCGGATTCAGGGTGCGATCATGGCCGAATCACAGCGGAATCAAAGGGGTTCGTCGAGAACCGCGGAGGATTCGGAAAGATCCGGAGGGTTTGCTCGCTGATTGTGTTTTCCTCGGCGACTCGCCGGGACGTACTCCAAGAGAGTGACGCGCGTCGGGAACGGCGGCTTGACGCCACCGCTAACTTCGCAGCCATGGCGACGTTCACCACTCCCGAGACCCCCGAGCCGGTCCCCCTGGAACTCGCCGAGTCGGCGCGGGCCCGGCGGCGCGGACTGCTCGGGCGGGAGGGGATCGAGGGGGCGCTGTTGCTGAGTCCGGCGAGCTCGGTGCACACGGTGGGGATGCGGTTCGCGATCGACGTCGCACACCTGGACGGGAAATTCCGGGTCCTGGCGGTACGCACGATGCGCCCGGGTCGGGTGGGGCTGCCGCGCCCGCGAGCCAGGCACGTCCTGGAGGCGGAAGCCGGGGCGATGGAGCGGTGGGGTCTGCGGCGCGGGGTGCGGCTCGTGGTCCAGGGCCGGTGACGTCGGTCCGGTGCCGGTGACCTCGGTGCGATGCCGATGACGTCGGGCTCCGACGGGGTGACGTCGCGTCAGAAAAGTGGACGCAGCACCGCGCAGCCCCCTCCACTGCGCGGTGCCACACGCGCAGCTTTGCTCACGCGAATTACCTTGGTCTGAACTTACGTGAGGCAAACAGCCGAGGCGAGCCACTCTGGATAACGATGTGAAAACCGTGTGAGTTGTGCGCCACACGCCGGACACGCACCCACCCACGCGCCGCCATCCACCGCCACCCACCGCCGGGTGTCCACCATATGGACGGACATCTCATGCGGAATGGGCCACATCCGCATGTTTTCGGTCAATCAGCGCCCGCCGCCTCAGCGGACAGAATCTGACCTCTTTCGGGTCTAGCGTCGGCCTCATGACCGTGAAGATCACATGGGACGAGGCGAGCGCACGGCGGCTGGAACGGCAGTTCCTCACCGTGCCCGCGAAGACCGGCACCCCCGTGGCCGAGGTGGTCGGCGCGATGCTCGGCGCGCACGCGCAGGTGCTGTCGGCGGCCGAGGTGTCGGTGGGGGTGCGGGCGGACGGGGTGACGCGGGCGGACGTACGCGCGGCGCTGTGGGAGCACCGGTCGCTGGTGAAGATGCACGGCCCCCGGGGAACCGTGCATCTGCTGCCCACCTCCGAACTCCCCTTCTGGACAACCGTGTTGGCGGCGATTCCGACCGGTTCGGGCCCGTTCGCGCCGAACGCGCGGCTCACCGAGGCGCAGGCGGAAGAGGTGGTCGCGGCGATCGGGGAGGCCCTGGACGGCACGTACCTGACCATCGACGAGCTGAGCGACGAGGTGGTGGCGCGCACCGGGCCCTGGGCCGGGGACCTGGTGATGCCCGCCTTCCAGACCATGTGGCCGCGCTGGCGCCAGGTGATGCACCGGGCGGGACAGCGGGGCGCGCTGTGTTTCGGGCCGAACCGGGGCCGCAAGGTGACGTACACACGGCCTCCGCGCTTCGAACCGCTGGCGGAGGATGCGGCGCTCTCGACGCTCGTACGGCGTTATCTGCGCGCCTACGGACCGGCGACGGTGGCGAACTTCGCCAAGTGGCTTGCGGCGCCCCGGGGTTGGGCGGGTGAGCTGTTCGCCTCGTCCGCCGCGGCCGGTGAGATCGAAGAGGTCGGCTTCGAGGGAGGACCGGCCTGGGTGGTGGCGGGCGACACGGAGTTCCCCGCGGAACCCGTGCGCGGGCTGCGGCTGCTCCCCTACTTCGACGCGTACGCCATCGCCGCCCAGCCGCGCGAGACGCTGTTCCCCGGGCCGGCGTACGAGCGCGCCCTCGCGGGCGGCCAGGCCGGCAACTACCCGGTGCTCCTGGTCGACGGCGTGGTCGCGGGGGTCTGGCACCAGCGTCGCCAGGGCAAGCGTACGACGGTCACGGTGGAGCCGCTGGGGCGGCTGACGGCGGCGCGGGAACGGGAGTTGGCCGTGCGGGTGGAGCGGGTGGGGGAAGTGCTGGAGGCGAAGGCGGAGTTGGTGATCGGGAAGGTGACGGCGGGGGCGCACGCGTAGGCGCGCTGTCACGGCCTCCGGGATTCAGGTTTCGGGGCTTCGGGCTTCCGGGCTTCGGGCTTCCGGGCTTCGATGAGGAAGCGGGTGCTGTGGGCGATGAACGGGCCCTCGGTCTCGATCTGCTCGTGCAGGGTGCGGAGTTGGGGGCGGTACTGGTCGACGGTGAAGCCGGGGACCATCCAGATCACCTTGCGGAGGAAGTGGACGACGGCTCCGATGTCGTGGAACTCGATGCGGAGGCGTTCCGAGCGCAGGTCCACGAGGTCGAGTCCGGCGGCCTCGGCTGCGGCGACGGCGAGGTCCGGGTGGCGGCCGTTCTTGACCTTGTCCGGCTGCGGGCCGAGGAAGTACTCCACGACCTCGACGACACTCGCCGGGCCGACCTGCTGGGAGAAATAGGTGCCTCCGGGGCGCAGGACGCGCGCGACCTCGTCCCAGTAGGTGCGGACGGGGTGACGGCTGACGACCAGGTCGAAGGCCTCGGCCGCGAAGGGCAGCGGCGCGTCCTCCGGGGCGGCGACCACCACGGCGCCGCGCGAGTGGAGGAGGGCGGTGGCCTTGGCGACGTTCGGCGGCCAGCCCTCGGTGGCTGCGGTGAGCTGGGGCAACTTCGGTGCGGAGTCGAGGACTTCACCCCCGCCGGTCTGGATGTCGAGCGCGGCGGACGCGCGTGCGAGCCGCTCCCCCATCGCCCGCGCGTAACCCCACGAGGGCCGCTCCTCGGTGGCCCGGCCCTCGAACCAGGAGAAGTCCCAGCCGTCGACGGACGCGGCCTCGGCTTCGCTGACGAGGGCTTCGAAGGTGCGGTTGCGGATCGCGGTCATGCGGCGGATCTTCTCAAGGGGGCGGACGGTGCCGCGAATGAATTCCGGCGCGTCGCGGTCGCCGTGTGCTGTCAGTGGCCCTGCGTTGTCGTGACCCCGCGATGTCAGTGGCCGCTGTTACGTTCCGGCCATGACGACGAATACAGGGGCCGCCCGAACTCCGTACACCGGTGGCGAGAAGGAGAGCCTGCACGCGAGTCTCAACCGGCACAGAGATGCCGTGCTGTGGAAGCTGGAGGGGCTCGACGACGAGCAGGTGCGGCGGGTGATGACGCCGTCGGGCACGAACCTGCTGGGCCTGGTGAAGCATCTCGCGTCCGTCGAGTACGGCTGGTTCTGCTCGACGTTCGGGCGCGAGGTCGAGCCCTTTTGGTTCGACCCGTACAAGGCGGAGGACATGAGCGCGGGCCAGGGTGAGACGACGGCGCAGATCGTGGAGTTCTACGGCCGCGCCCGCGCCGCCGCCGACTACACCATCGACGAGCTCTCCCTCGACGACCTCGGCAAGTCCTCGCACGGCACGACCGTCTCCCTGCGCTGGGTCCTGATCCACATGGTCGAGGAGACGGCACGGCACGCGGGACACATGGACATCGTGCGGGAGTTGATCGACGGTGGGGCGGGGGATCACCGGCGGGGCTGACTCCCCTCCTCGTGCAGCTCGTCGGGCTTTTCCAGTACGAGCATGGCGTGTTCGTTCTCGCCGTGGCGGACCGTGCCGGTGTGCTGGAAGCCGTGCTTCTCCAGGAGGCGTACTGAGGCGGTGTTGCCGGTGAAGGGGTCGGCGTACAAGGGGCGGTTCTTCTCAAGGCGGAGGAAGAGGGTGAGGGCCTCGGTGGCGATGCCCCGGCCCCAGTACGGGCGGCCGAACCAGTAGCCGATGAAGCGCCGCGGATCCTGTTGACTCTGCCGGCCCGGTTGGTCGTCCCACCAGGCCACGATGTTGCCGGCCGGTTCGCCCGCGACGGTGACCGTCTGGACGAAGGCGGTGCTGTCGCCGAGGACCTTCGTGACCCAGTGGTTCATGAAGACCTCCCGTTCCCGGGAGGGGAACCTCGACCGCCGCACCGCCTCCGCGTCCAGCTGCTGCTCGTAGAACAGCTCCAGATCAGCGTCCTGTACGTCCCTGATTCGCACGTCGTCCCTCATGCTCAGGAAGTGTGGCACCGGGCACTGACAATTCCCGGTCCCTCATCAGGGGACGAGCGGCCGCACTTCCCCTGCCACGAACCGCAGGAAGCCCTCGGGATCGGGTTCGTCGGCGGTGGGCTGGAGGATCACGGTGTCGGCCCCGGCGTCCGCGAGGCGCTGGACCGCCTTGGCGACCGCGTCCGCGTCACCGGCGACTCCGTGTTCGGGCACCGGGTCCTCGCCATTGGCCGCGATCTCGGCGCGCAGCCGGGCGGCGGCGTCGGGGCCGGTGGCCGCATGTAGGTTGACGACGATCCGGTGGTGGCCGGTCCGGCCCGCCGACTTGCGTCCCTCGTCGATGAGTTGGCGTGCGCGCCGTACCCCCTCGGGTGCGGTGGCGGCGGTGAGGATGGTGCCGTCGGCGGCCTCGCCGGAGAGCCGGAGCGTACGGGGGCCGGTGGCGCCCGTGAGAACCTCCGGCGCCCGCGTCGGCGGCCAGTCGAGGGCGACGCCGTCGAGCTTCACATACCGCCCGTCCGTGCTGACCCGCTTCCCGCCCAGCAGCGCGCACAGCGCTTCCAGGTACTCGCGCAGCAAGGTCACGGGCGACTCGGCCCGCGCCCCGACCTGTCCCATCCAGTCCTGTACGCCGTGGCCGACGCCCAGGATCGCGCGCCCCGGGAACAGGCGGTGCAGCGTGGCGGTCTCCATCGCGGTGACGGCGACATTGCGCAGTGGCACGGGCAGCAGGCCCACGCCGACCCGCACCCGTTCGGTCCAGGCGAGGGCGGCCGACGCGGCCGAGATCCCCCCTTCGAGGAAACAGTCCTCCCACAGCCAGAGTTCCTCAAGGCCCGCCTCGTCCGCCACGCGCGCCATGGCACGCAGACGCTCGGGGGGCAGCTGAGGCCGGAACACAGCACCGAGTCCAGTCATGTGGCCTTACTACCTAGGACTGGCTCGGCGGACAACTGCTTTACGCTTCGCCGCCGCCGCCGCCGCCGCCGGTGTCGGTGTCGGTGTCGGTGTCGGTGTCGGTGTCGGTGTCGGTGTCGGCACGCGTATACCGCAGGAGTACGACACCGCTGTCGAAGATCCGCGACTCGACGAGCCGCAGACGGGTGAGGTAGTCCGTCTCCGGGAACAGGCGCCTGCCACGGCCGATGAGTACCGGATGGACGTACAACCGGAAGTCGTCCACGAGACCGTGCCGCATGAACTCGGCGGCGAGATCGGCGCCCCCGAGCCCCAGATCTCCGCCCGGCTGCTCCTTCAGCGCCCTGATCTCCTCGGGCACGACGTCCCGCACGATCGTGGTTTGCCCGTCCGCCCGTTGCAGCGTCCGGGAGAACACGAGCCTGGGGATGTTCCGCCAGATCCCCGCGAACTCGACCGTTGTCGGGCTGCTGGCGGGGTCCTTGTCCGCGTCCGGCCAGTACCCGGCCATCAGTTCGTAGGTCAGCCGCCCGAACAGCAGGGCGCTCAGCCCCTTGACCTCCGCGTTGACGTTCCGGAACACCTCCTCGTCGTCCACAGCCCAGTCGATCTCACGGTTCGGCCCCTCGAAGAACCCGTCCAGGGACACCGACATCATCACGACGATCTTTCGCATGGCGGACCTCACCCGGGTCGTCTCGCTACACAGGGACGTGACCAGTCAACCAGGAGGGCACGGGACCAGCAGGGTGAAACGCCTTTCGCCTGGGGGCTCGATCGCCTGGGGCTGCTCGCGCTCGGCGATCGCCTCCGGGCGGGCGACGACGTACGGTGCGATCAAGGCGGAAGCGGCCGACCGCCTTCTGCGTCCGCAGGGGGCGAGGGCGCTGGGCCGGCCGAGAGGCCCGAGCCGACCGCGCCGAAGATGCCTCGGGTGGTGAGGCCGAGGTGGCGGCCACGCCAGGCAAGCCCGCCGCCCAGGAAGCCGGCCATACCGATCACGGCTGCGTACTGCGCCGGGGCGTTCAGTGCCAGCGCGCCGATCACCAGACCCCCGGCGCCCATCGTGAGCGCCATGACTCCGACGGCTTCCGCGAGACGCCGGCCGCGGGTCGGGGTGGGGACGGGAAGCGGCTCGGTGGGTAGCGCGGCCGAATCCAGCAGACCTGTCCAACGGCCCGCTGCCGCGCGCTCCATCACCGTGACCAGCCTCGCGACCAGTGGCGGCAGCGCGTCGTCTCCGTCGCGGAACACGGCGCCGGCAGCGTCGCGCAAGGCGCCCTGCACCTGGGTGATGTGTTCGGCCAATTCCTTGCGTCGGGGTTCGCTGGCCTGCCAGTGGCCGTACTCCGCGAAGCTGCCGAGGTCCCGGATCACTGCCTCCACCCGGGCGTCGAGCGACAGGCTGTCTCCCTGTCTTTCCCTGACCTTTCCGCAGGCGAGGATCGCTCTGGCGCAGTCGCCGTGGATGGACAGCGGGCAATCCTGAGCCGTTATGCGGCTCAGGAACCAGGCCTCGCGGAAACCCCAGGTGAGCCAGGGGATACCCAGGGCGGCAGCCAGCCGGAGTTCCATGCCGGGGAACGCGAGCACCAGGACCAGCACCGGCAGCGAAGGCACGATCACCGTCCCTACCGGCCAGGACTCGCGTCCCCTGTCGGCCAGTTCGGCCTCGAACAACCGCCGCTCCAATTCCTCCGGCGGAAAGGGAGGAAGCGCGCCGTTCGCCTCGATCGCCGCGGTCACCTCTCCCACGTCGGCCGGTTTCGGGCGCTCGGCGACCACGGAACGCGCGATCCTCATAGGCCTCCCGGCGCTCCGCCAAGGAGTCGCTGTAAGCAACCAGGGCTCGTAGAACCTCACGCGGAAGGTGAGGACCAGCACGACCTCCGTGAAACAGACGCCCACTGTCTCCGCGAGGTGGCCCCAGTCCGGCATCCCCGTCTCAGCTCTGGGTTCCCGACGATTCGCCGCTCGACTCCCCCCGCGGGAACGTCACCTCGACGCGGCGGTTCTTTCTGCGGCCCTGTTCCGAGGTGTTGTCGGCGATCGGGTAGTCCTCGCTGTAGCCGCGGACCTCGAAGGTGACGTCCGTCGAGCCGAGGTAGGAGGCCAGTTGGTCGTGGACCACTTCCGCGCGGTTCTTGGAGAGGGTCAGGCCGTGGGCGTACGAGCCGAGGTTGTCGGTGAAGCCGAAGACACGGACGGTCGTCGCGTTCGTGGCCTTGATCTCGTCCGCGATCGCCTGGATACGGGAACGGGCCTCGGGGTTCAGTTTCGAACTGTCCTTGGGGAAGAGGACCTCGGCCTGCAGAGCGAAGGTCACGTCCGAGTTGGTGTCCTCTCGGCGCTCTTCGCCGCCTAGGTCTTCTACGACTGACTTGATGTCGAGGACCTTGGCGGGGGCGAGCGTCCCGCCATCGGCCAGTTTCAGGCCTGGGCTGTTGGCGTCCACCTCGGGCGGTGGGGAAGTTGTCACGCTGCCCGGTGGGGCGCTCGGGTCGTCGTCGGCGGCGTATGCCGGAGGGTCGCTCAGGGTAAGGGTCGCCAGCACCGCGAGGGCCGTGAGCGTGGTCGCCGTGTGGCGGAAGGTGAGGGCCATGGCTACTCGCCCTCGGTGAGTTCGATCGAGGCGGGGGGCATGGCGCCTACTTGGAAGCTGACCTTGGTGGTGTCGGTGGGTGGGGCTGGGAATTGGGCAAACCACTGGGTGCTCTCGCCCTGGCTCAAGCCACCGGTAAACCTCGTGCACAGGCACCGGCCCTCGGTGTCACGCAGGACCAGGTACTTCTTCCTGCCTGTCTCATCGACCAGGCTGGCGCCCGCCATGGATCCGCCGTTCTTGGCCAACTCACGCTCGTCACCTCGCCAGCTGCCCACGGACCAAGCCTTGCCGGTAGCGTTCGTGACTGTGCCCTCGACAGTGACGAAGCCGCCCTCGTCACGCTTCGCGGACGAGATCGTAAGAGTCACACCGCCCTCGCCCTTGACCTCAGCAAGGACCGTGTCCGACGGGGGAGCCTGCGACTCCTCCTTCCCGTCATCACTGTTGCTCTGCGCCGGTGACGACGACGGAGCGCCCTCGGACTTGTCGTCGTCTCCCCCGCCGCAGCCGGCCACCGTGAGGAGCAGCCCAGCCGTGATCGCCACCGCGCTCAGCGCCCTGCGGCCCTTCATGGTGTGCCGAAAGTCCATCGGTGCGGCTTCCTCTCACTCGGCCAGATACACAGAGAACATCACGGACGCGTCAGGAAGGTCGTCCGGATCGAAATCTTCGGGGTCGATGTTCACGGTCTCGCCGTCGCAGACCAGTTCCACGGGTTGTGTGGGATCCGCGTTCAGATCGAACTCGCAGCGCGGCTGGACCACGGCAATGGCATGGGCCTGCGCCTGCATGCCTTCGGTACCGGGGATGATCGAGTCGCCGACCGTGTAGTTGGTCTGTATGTCGACTCGGAAACCGGGGTAGCCGCCCACCGCCTGGGGCACGATGGCCTGGACGGTCGAATCATTGGCAGCGGCCAACTCCCCGGCCGCTTCGGCGGTTCCTCCGGCCGGAAGCTCGGCATCGCCGGTCAGGTCAAGCCAGTCCAGCCAGTCGTCACCCGCACCGATGGCGTCCCCGAGGTCGAGCAACAGCTCGTCCCGCGCGTCCTGCGCCGCTGCCAACGCCGCAGCGTCCGCCGCGGATTGAGCACCATTACGGGCGGACGCTGCCTGGGCGAACACGAAGAAGGCCAACGCGGCAAAGAGCAGAATCACCGTCAGCCAGATGTAGATGGGGAGCGTCTGTCCACCGTCGCTCCCCAGTTGTACTGAGGTCAGCCGCCGCCGATGACGTCGTTGACCGCGTTGAGGATCGCGTCTGAGATCAACCCGTCCAGCCCGAGACCGTCGATCAGCGTGAAGATCCCCGCGATGATGATCATCAGGCCCGCGTACTCCACGAACCCGGCCCCCGCATCCCGCTCCTTGCCCCGCATTCGGGAGACAACGGTCCGCGTCCACGCCTCGAAGCTGCTCATCGTCACTGGCCTCCCACCCGACACCACCACTACCGACCCGAGCACCGTACGTGAGAACCCGCCTACTGCGAGTGGGCCCAAGGGCCCAACTTCCCCATACTGCAGTCCGTCTCGGAGTCACCGCCTCCACCCCTCCCGCGCAGTCCCCAGCCAGTGGGCGATCGCTTCGCTCCGCGAAGAACTGTGCAGCTTTGCGAAGATGCGGTTGATGTGGTTCTTGACGGTCTTCTCGCTGATGAAGCAGGTGGCGGCGATTTGGCGGTTGCTCATGCCGGATGCGATGAGGTCCATTACCTCCACCTCCCTTGAACTCAGGCCGAAGTCGGGCCGATTGAGGGTGCGGCGACGAAGGGCCGCCGCGTGCGTGAGTCGAGCCTTTGACGACTGTGCCACAACTGGTTGCAGATGCGAAGAGTTTTTGTTCGGTTCGTAGGAAACACCGAGTGAATTCGTGAAAGTCGGCGTGCCGTTCCTCAAGTCGCGTACTGCGGTGATCAGTTCGGCGGCGGTGAACTCTCCGTGGACGAGATAGCCGGCCGCTCCCCGGAGCAACGCCTCGGCCACGACCTCGGGTTCACGGCTGTACGTCAGCATCATCACCGGGGCGATTCGGGCCAGGTCGGGCAGGGCGGTCAGGCCGTCGGTGCCGGGCATGCGGACGTCGAGGAGTACGACGTCGGGGGCGTGGCGGGCGGCGGAGGTGA harbors:
- the mgrA gene encoding L-glyceraldehyde 3-phosphate reductase translates to MNDSSVYRALTERYESMEYRRTGRSGLKLPAVSLGLWHNFGDDRGLDSQRAILRRAFDLGVTHFDLANNYGPPPGSAELNFGKLLKQDFAPYRDELVLSTKAGYEMHPGPYGEWGSRKYLLSSLDASLKRMGVDYVDIFYSHRFDPDTPLEETMGALASAVQQGKALYVGVSSYSAEQTTEAASILTGMGVRPLIHQPSYSMINRWTEDDGLLDALEAAGMGCISFAPLAQGLLTGKYLKGIPEGSRATQGKSLDPGLAGDADVVRRLNGLNDIAARRGQSLAQLALTWVLRDERMTSALIGASSVRQLEENLAALSAPKLTDEELKEIDAFAVSTPGTNIWAGRR
- a CDS encoding DUF192 domain-containing protein, with the protein product MATFTTPETPEPVPLELAESARARRRGLLGREGIEGALLLSPASSVHTVGMRFAIDVAHLDGKFRVLAVRTMRPGRVGLPRPRARHVLEAEAGAMERWGLRRGVRLVVQGR
- a CDS encoding winged helix DNA-binding domain-containing protein, which codes for MTVKITWDEASARRLERQFLTVPAKTGTPVAEVVGAMLGAHAQVLSAAEVSVGVRADGVTRADVRAALWEHRSLVKMHGPRGTVHLLPTSELPFWTTVLAAIPTGSGPFAPNARLTEAQAEEVVAAIGEALDGTYLTIDELSDEVVARTGPWAGDLVMPAFQTMWPRWRQVMHRAGQRGALCFGPNRGRKVTYTRPPRFEPLAEDAALSTLVRRYLRAYGPATVANFAKWLAAPRGWAGELFASSAAAGEIEEVGFEGGPAWVVAGDTEFPAEPVRGLRLLPYFDAYAIAAQPRETLFPGPAYERALAGGQAGNYPVLLVDGVVAGVWHQRRQGKRTTVTVEPLGRLTAARERELAVRVERVGEVLEAKAELVIGKVTAGAHA
- a CDS encoding class I SAM-dependent methyltransferase, which codes for MTAIRNRTFEALVSEAEAASVDGWDFSWFEGRATEERPSWGYARAMGERLARASAALDIQTGGGEVLDSAPKLPQLTAATEGWPPNVAKATALLHSRGAVVVAAPEDAPLPFAAEAFDLVVSRHPVRTYWDEVARVLRPGGTYFSQQVGPASVVEVVEYFLGPQPDKVKNGRHPDLAVAAAEAAGLDLVDLRSERLRIEFHDIGAVVHFLRKVIWMVPGFTVDQYRPQLRTLHEQIETEGPFIAHSTRFLIEARKPEARKPEAPKPESRRP
- a CDS encoding DinB family protein: MTTNTGAARTPYTGGEKESLHASLNRHRDAVLWKLEGLDDEQVRRVMTPSGTNLLGLVKHLASVEYGWFCSTFGREVEPFWFDPYKAEDMSAGQGETTAQIVEFYGRARAAADYTIDELSLDDLGKSSHGTTVSLRWVLIHMVEETARHAGHMDIVRELIDGGAGDHRRG
- a CDS encoding GNAT family N-acetyltransferase produces the protein MRDDVRIRDVQDADLELFYEQQLDAEAVRRSRFPSREREVFMNHWVTKVLGDSTAFVQTVTVAGEPAGNIVAWWDDQPGRQSQQDPRRFIGYWFGRPYWGRGIATEALTLFLRLEKNRPLYADPFTGNTASVRLLEKHGFQHTGTVRHGENEHAMLVLEKPDELHEEGSQPRR
- a CDS encoding LLM class flavin-dependent oxidoreductase; its protein translation is MTGLGAVFRPQLPPERLRAMARVADEAGLEELWLWEDCFLEGGISAASAALAWTERVRVGVGLLPVPLRNVAVTAMETATLHRLFPGRAILGVGHGVQDWMGQVGARAESPVTLLREYLEALCALLGGKRVSTDGRYVKLDGVALDWPPTRAPEVLTGATGPRTLRLSGEAADGTILTAATAPEGVRRARQLIDEGRKSAGRTGHHRIVVNLHAATGPDAAARLRAEIAANGEDPVPEHGVAGDADAVAKAVQRLADAGADTVILQPTADEPDPEGFLRFVAGEVRPLVP
- a CDS encoding dihydrofolate reductase family protein, producing MRKIVVMMSVSLDGFFEGPNREIDWAVDDEEVFRNVNAEVKGLSALLFGRLTYELMAGYWPDADKDPASSPTTVEFAGIWRNIPRLVFSRTLQRADGQTTIVRDVVPEEIRALKEQPGGDLGLGGADLAAEFMRHGLVDDFRLYVHPVLIGRGRRLFPETDYLTRLRLVESRIFDSGVVLLRYTRADTDTDTDTDTDTDTDTGGGGGGGEA
- a CDS encoding OmpA family protein, with translation MALTFRHTATTLTALAVLATLTLSDPPAYAADDDPSAPPGSVTTSPPPEVDANSPGLKLADGGTLAPAKVLDIKSVVEDLGGEERREDTNSDVTFALQAEVLFPKDSSKLNPEARSRIQAIADEIKATNATTVRVFGFTDNLGSYAHGLTLSKNRAEVVHDQLASYLGSTDVTFEVRGYSEDYPIADNTSEQGRRKNRRVEVTFPRGESSGESSGTQS
- a CDS encoding pilus assembly protein TadG-related protein; protein product: MTSVQLGSDGGQTLPIYIWLTVILLFAALAFFVFAQAASARNGAQSAADAAALAAAQDARDELLLDLGDAIGAGDDWLDWLDLTGDAELPAGGTAEAAGELAAANDSTVQAIVPQAVGGYPGFRVDIQTNYTVGDSIIPGTEGMQAQAHAIAVVQPRCEFDLNADPTQPVELVCDGETVNIDPEDFDPDDLPDASVMFSVYLAE
- a CDS encoding response regulator; translation: MPDQALPGPPPLRVLVADDNPVVRAGLTALLGGHPDIEVVAAAADGEEALTSAARHAPDVVLLDVRMPGTDGLTALPDLARIAPVMMLTYSREPEVVAEALLRGAAGYLVHGEFTAAELITAVRDLRNGTPTFTNSLGVSYEPNKNSSHLQPVVAQSSKARLTHAAALRRRTLNRPDFGLSSREVEVMDLIASGMSNRQIAATCFISEKTVKNHINRIFAKLHSSSRSEAIAHWLGTAREGWRR